AGCCGGAGCTGTTCGACTTTAAGCCGAAGCTGATCGAATTGAACGGCCAACTTTGTCCCGAGTCGCTTTACAAGAAGGAGCGGTTCGCGTTCATCAAGGGAGTGCCGAAGATGCTCGGCACGCCGTACAAATTCGCCCGTCACGGCGAGTCGGGGATCGAATTGTCCGAGCTGCTGCCGAATCTGGCGAAAGTGGCCGACGACATCGCCGTGGTGAAGTCGATGGTCACCGATCAGTTCAACCACGCCCCGGCGCAGATTTTCTTGAACACCGGCTCGCCATTCATTGGCCGGCCGAGCATGGGCTCTTGGCTCACCTATGGCCTGGGGAGCGAAAGCGAGAACCTGCCCGGCTTCGTCGTTTTGCTCTCCGGGCCGAACGGCCCCGACGGCGGCACGTCGCTGTGGGGAAGCGGCTTTCTGCCGAGCATTTATCAAGGAGTGCAGTTCCGTTCGCAAGGCGATCCGGTGCTATATGTCTCGAACCCGCCGGGGATGGATGCCGCCCTGCGCCGCCGCTCGCTCGATGCGCTCCGCGATCTGAACCGCATGCAGCTTGCCGAAATCGGCGATCCGGAAACGCTCACGCGGATCGAGCAATACGAAATGGCCTACCGGATGCAGAGTTCCGTGCCGGAGCTGATGGACATTCACGCGGAGCCGCAGTCGATTCACGAACTGTACGGCACGGAACCGGGCAAAGTGTCGTTCGCGAACAATTGCCTCTTGGCCCGGCGGCTCGTCGAGCGCGGCGTGCGGTTCGTGCAGCTTTATCATTGGGGCTGGGACAGCCACGGCACGAGCGCGGGGGACGACATCATGCACTCGCTCCCCGAGCGCTGCCGGCAGTGCGAAAAGGCCAGCGCCGCGCTCGTGCAAGACCTCAAGCAGCGCGGGCTGCTCGATAGCACCCTCGTCGTGTGGGGCGGCGAATTCGGCCGCACCCCGATGAACGAAGAGCGCAACGGCTCAAAATTCCTCGGCCGCGATCATCATCCGCATTGCTTTTCAATCTGGATGGCCGGCGGAGGCATCAAGCCGGGCTTCACGCTCGGCGAGACCGACGAGCTGGGCTACCACGTGACCGAAGACAGAGTCCACGTCCACGACCTGCAAGCCACGATCCTGCGCTGCCTGGGACTCGACCACACGAAGTTGACCTACCAATACCAAGGCCGCCCGTTCCGCCTGACGGACGTTTACGGCAACGTGGTCAAGAAGCTGTTGGCGTGAAAGGCCGCGACAGCCGGCGCGATTCGGCTGAGGCAGCGATCATCCGCCGCATCAGGATGCTCGACACGCCGGCCGCGGAAAATGCCGCCGCCACGCCGATTGCCCCGGCCAGCGCGATCCCGAGCGCCGGCGATTCGATGCCGGCCAGCTTGTAGTCAGTGATCGGCGTGGAGACGAGCCGCGCTCCCCCTTGCTCAGCGAGTCCCAAGCGGCCGGCGACTCTCTCCAGCCCGTCGGGCGCGGTTGAAGCCCAGGGAGCCAGCATAAGCGCAATGAGCAGCGCTGCCGCGAAACCGATCGTCGATGCTTTGCGCCAGCCAGTGGTCGAACTCGCGCCAAGTTGCCGCGATGAATCGTACAGCATGGCAGGCGCAATGCGCATCAGCAGCACGATGACGGCCGCAGTGATCAATGCCTCGCAAACGCCCAT
The nucleotide sequence above comes from Pirellulales bacterium. Encoded proteins:
- a CDS encoding DUF1501 domain-containing protein — protein: MDLRIEQLKATTRRYFFQRSATGIGAVALAALANEGLFAGDAPQAAATIPAAAANPLAPKPPHFPATAKHVIYLHMAGAPSQPELFDFKPKLIELNGQLCPESLYKKERFAFIKGVPKMLGTPYKFARHGESGIELSELLPNLAKVADDIAVVKSMVTDQFNHAPAQIFLNTGSPFIGRPSMGSWLTYGLGSESENLPGFVVLLSGPNGPDGGTSLWGSGFLPSIYQGVQFRSQGDPVLYVSNPPGMDAALRRRSLDALRDLNRMQLAEIGDPETLTRIEQYEMAYRMQSSVPELMDIHAEPQSIHELYGTEPGKVSFANNCLLARRLVERGVRFVQLYHWGWDSHGTSAGDDIMHSLPERCRQCEKASAALVQDLKQRGLLDSTLVVWGGEFGRTPMNEERNGSKFLGRDHHPHCFSIWMAGGGIKPGFTLGETDELGYHVTEDRVHVHDLQATILRCLGLDHTKLTYQYQGRPFRLTDVYGNVVKKLLA